A section of the Trichomycterus rosablanca isolate fTriRos1 chromosome 6, fTriRos1.hap1, whole genome shotgun sequence genome encodes:
- the tspo gene encoding translocator protein — protein sequence MSLAVFGLTALPHVGGICGGLITRKQVKTWYVTLKKPSWKPPNYAFGLVWTTLYTGMGYGSYLVWKELGGFTQDAMVPLGLYGTQLALNWAWTPIFFGAHKIKLAFIEIVMLTGTVAATMVSWYPVSRPATLLMTPYLAWLCLATCLNYCIWRDNPETKTD from the exons ATGTCACTTGCTGTGTTTGGTCTAACTGCCCTACCACATGTTGGTGGGATCTGTGGAGGCTTAATTACAAGAAAACAGGTAAAAACATGGTATGTCACACTTAAAAAGCCATCGTGGAAACCACCCAACTATGCTTTTGGATTGGTCTGGACAACCCTCTACACTGGCATGGG ATATGGTTCATACCTGGTGTGGAAAGAGCTTGGAGGCTTCACACAAGATGCTATGGTACCACTGGGCCTCTATGGCACACAGCTGGCACTGAATTGGGCATGGACCCCCATCTTTTTTGGTGCGCACAAAATCAAACTG GCGTTTATAGAGATTGTCATGCTGACAGGCACAGTGGCTGCCACCATGGTGTCTTGGTACCCAGTGAGCCGCCCTGCCACTCTCCTCATGACTCCTTATTTAGCCTGGCTCTGCTTGGCTACCTGCCTCAACTATTGCATCTGGAGGGACAACCCTGAGACCAAGACAGACTAA
- the LOC134317178 gene encoding ubiquinol-cytochrome-c reductase complex assembly factor 2 codes for MAATRYRRFLKLCEEWPRDESKKGRDLGTFLLQKVASAFREGENTQIADAEKCDQMYESLAHIKDNVYKQKFPRAKDTSFTGVTVEECQMLLATGTMQQMDEEKKGLWKTFMQRFTPKPEEAAPEKPEK; via the exons ATGGCCGCCACCAGGTATCGTCGGTTTCTGAAGTTATGTGAGGAATGGCCGAGAGACGAGTCTAAAAAAGGACGAGATTTGGGCACGTTTTTACTGCAAAAAGTGGCGAGTGCGTTCAGAGAGGGTGAAAATACACAG ATCGCAGATGCAGAAAAATGTGATCAGATGTATGAAAGTCTGGCACACATCAAAGataatgtttacaaacaaaag TTTCCACGAGCAAAAGACACAAGCTTCACTGGTGTGACAGTGGAGGAGTGCCAGATGTTATTAGCAACAG GAACTATGCAACAGATGGATGAAGAAAAGAAAGGATTGTGGAAAACTTTTATGCAGCGGTTCACCCCTAAACCAGAAGAAGCAGCTcctgaaaaacctgaaaagtaG